The sequence below is a genomic window from Croceicoccus marinus.
CGATGTTGCACACGATCGCCATGTTCTTCATGGCTTCCATGTGCGCGCCGGTGATCACGCCTTCGTTGCCGGTGGCGGTCACGAAGATGTCGCAGCGCTTCACCGCCTCGTCCATGGTGACGACTTCATAGCCTTCCATCGCGGCCTGCAGCGCGCAGATCGGATCGATCTCGGTCACCAGCACGCGCGCGCCGCCGTTGCGCAGCGAATCCGCGCTGCCCTTGCCGACGTCGCCAAAGCCCGCGACGCACGCGACCTTGCCGGCCAGCATCACGTCGGTTGCGCGGCGGATCGCGTCGACCAGCGATTCCTTGCAGCCATAGAGATTGTCGAACTTCGACTTCGTCACGCTGTCGTTCACATTGATCGCGGGGAAGGGCAGCTTGCCCGCCTTGGCGATGTGATACAGGCGGTGGACGCCGGTGGTCGTCTCTTCCGACACGCCCTTGATGGCCTTGACCGTCTCGGTCAGATAGCCGGGCTTCTTCGCGATGAACGCCTTCAGCGCGCGCTGCATCTCGATCTCTTCGGCGTTCTCGGGATCGGGCATGGTCTCGCCCGCTTCCATCCGCGCGCCCCACAGCGCGAACATGGTGGCATCGCCGCCATCGTCGAGGATCATGTTGCAGGTTTCACCATTGCCCGCATCCCAGTCGAAGATGCGGCCGACATAGTCCCAGTAATCGGCCAGGCTCTCGCCCTTGACCGCGAACACGGGAATGCCCTGCTCCGCAATGGCGGCGGCGGCGTGGTCCTGCGTCGAATAGATGTTGCAGGTCGCCCAGCGAACCTCTGCGCCCAGCGCGGTCAGCGTCTCGATCAGCACGGCGGTCTGGATCGTCATGTGCAGCGATCCGGTGATGCGCGCGCCCTTCAGCGGCTGCGACGCGCCATATTCCTCGCGCAGGGCCATCAGGCCTGGCATCTCGGTTTCGGCGATGGCGATCTCGTCCCGGCCATATTCGGCCAGCGAGAGATCGGCGATGACATAATCCTTTTCAGCGACACTGGCCACGGCGGGTGCTCCTGCTATTCGGCTTGGGTTCTTCAAACGGGTCGGCGGGCGCGAAGCCGCGCCTTTGCTGCGCCCGCTCTACAGGCCCAGCCGCGCCAGGGCAAATATAAAGCTTTCTTTATATCGCCTGCGCCCGCTGCCTCTTGCAGGGACAGCAAACAGCTCGCACGACAAGAGGCCGGAGGTCCCCACCCCCGGCCTCTTTCGCGGAAAGGCGCCGAATGGCTGGCCCCTTTCCTCGCGCGCCCCGCCATGCGGGGAATTCCGGAAAATCGCGTGTCAGTCGACCATGGCGAATTGCGCGGGCCGGGCGGGCGACAGCAGGTGCTGTGCGGCCAGAACCACCTCGGCCTCGCCGCCATTGTCGGCCAGGTCGCGGGTCACCGCCTTCAGTTGGTCGCATTGCAGCCAGGGGTGGCCCAGCCCGTACCGGTTCGCCATGCCGGTGCTGATCTTGTCCATCTCGCGCCGGGCGCCGCGTTCGCCAAGGCGGGCGTGGCCCTGCTTCAGCGTCTGGTAGGCGGCCTTCATCATCACCACCCGTTTGGCGGCGAAATCCTTGTAGTCGGCCTGGAAATCGTCGGCGCCCTTGCGGCAGCGCAGCGATGTCACCATCAGCATGATGTCCAGCTTGCGCAGGTTCTCGGCCTGCGCGATGTCGGCCGGCGTGGCTGCCAGTGCCGGTGCCGGCATGGCCGCCAGCATCGCGCTTGCCGCCGCGGCCGCGGCGAATGTCCTGAAAGTCCCCATTTCGCGTATCCCCGTTTGCCCGGGCCGCCCCTTGGCCCTAGGCGCAGGATCGCGCGATTCCTTTACCGGATATTGAAGCTCCGCGGTAAATCGATCTTTACCATCGCCAGTCGCCCCGCCAGCGCCTTGCACCTTGGGCGGCAGCACCTATGTCTCGCCCTGACGCGCGGAAATGGCGCGGACACGGGAAAGAAGGACACACCACCATGACCATCAAGCAGGGCGACAAGCTGCCCGACGTGACGCTGACCAAGACCACCCCCGACGGCCCGGAAAAGGTCCAGTCCGCCGATTATTTCGCCGGCAAGAAGATCGCCCTGTTCTCGGTTCCCGGCGCGTTCACGCCGACCTGTTCGGCCAAGCACCTGCCGGGCTTCGTCGACAAGGCGGACGAGCTGAAGTCGAAGGGCGTGGACGAGATCGCCTGCACCGCGGTCAACGATCCGTTCGTGATGCAGGCGTGGTGCGACCGCGACGGCAGCGAGTCGATCACCATGCTGGCCGACGGCAATGCCGATTTCGCCGAGGCGCTGGGCCTGACGATGGACGGTTCGGGCTTCGGCCTGGGCAAGCGCGGCCAGCGCTGGTCGATGATCGTGGACGACGGCACCGTCACCGAACTGAACGTCGAGGATCCCGGCGCGTTCGAGAAGTCGAGCGCCGAGCACATGCTGGGCCAGCTCTGACCGGGCCTTGAGCAGTATTGAAGCGCGAAGGGGCGGCCGGTCATCCGGTCGCCCCTTTTCGCGTCCGGTCCGGGCCGAAAAGACGGGACGCGGATCGTCCCGCCGCATAAAAATGACGATTGGCGGGAAACCGTCATCGCCCATTCGCATTTCTGTGGAACATGCCGTAGCAACATAGCGCCTTGCGGAGGTCCGGTCAGAAGCCATGCGATCCGTGTTGTCGTCCGAATGCCGTCTCCCTTTCCTGCTTGTCGCGGGCCCTTGCGGCATGATCGCGCTGGCGGTGCCCGCCGCTGCACAGGATCTGGTCGCGCCGCACCAGCCGCGCCCGCATCAGGGAATGCTCGCTCTCGATTTCGACCTGGTCCCCCTCGATCCGCGCGCGGTGCTTGCCCTGGCAGAAGCGGAGGAGGTCGCGGAGAGCGAGGATGAAGAGGAAGGCGCGCTGGACGAGCCGGAGATGCCGATCCGCCCGTGGGACGATGAAGGGCTGAAGCGCGAATGGTCGATCATCCCGATCGACGACGGCCCCGCGCTGGAAGTGGCCGCACTGGGCGGCGGGCGCAAGAAATCGGGCAAGCTGGCCCATGTGCGGGTCAGCTGGGCGTTCTAGGCGGCCCAGCCAACCCCATCTGCGCCGACCCCATCTGCGCCGACCCGATCTGCGACAGCCGTCAGCTACCCCGCCTGGGCAGCCATTCTTCCAGCCATTTGATCGAATAATCGCCGTTCAGGAAATCGTCCTGGCGGATCAGTTCCTCGTGAAGCGGGATCGAGGTCTTGACCCCCTCGATCACCATTTCCTCCAGCGCGCGCTTCAGCCGCATGATGCAGCCTTCGCGCGTGCGGCCATAGACGATCAGCTTGGCGATCATCGAATCGTAATAGGGCGGGATGCGATAGCCCGCATAGATCCCGCTATCGACGCGCACATGCATGCCGCCCGCCGCGTGATAGCTGGTGACCATCCCCGGCGAGGGGGTGAAGTTGAACGGATCCTCGGCATTGATGCGGCATTCGATCGCATGGCCGGTGAATTCCACGTCTGCCTGTTTCACCGACAGCGGCTTGCCGGCCGCGATGCGGATCTGCTCGCGTACCAGGTCGAGGCCGGTGATCGCTTCGGTCACCGGATGCTCCACCTGCAGGCGGGTGTTCATCTCGATGAAATAGAACTTGCCGTTCTCCCACAGGAACTCGATCGTGCCCGCGCCGCGATAGCCCATGTCGGCCATGGCCTTGGCGCAGACGCCGCCCATGCGGTCGCGCTCTTCGGAGCTGATGACGGGCGAGGGGGCTTCCTCCAACACCTTCTGGTGGCGGCGCTGCAGCGAACAGTCGCGCTCGCCCAGATGAATCGCCTGGCCCTTGCCGTCGCCGAACACCTGGAATTCGATGTGGCGCGGATTGCCGAGATATTTCTCGATATAGACGGTGTCGTCGCCGAACGCGGACTTGGCTTCCGAGCGCGCCGCGCTCATCAGCGCGGGCAATTCGGCGGCGTTGTTCACCACCTTCATGCCGCGCCCGCCGCCGCCGCTGGCTGCCTTGACCAGCACCGGATAGCCGATCTCCTCGGCCAGCTTCAGCGCCTCGTCGGCGGATTCGACCGCGCCCGCGCTGCCCGGAACCAGCGGCAGGCCCAGCGCACCCGCGGTGCGCTTGGCCTCGACCTTGTCGCCCATGGTGCGGATATGCTCGGGCTTGGGACCGATCCACTTGATGTCATGCGCCTCGACGATTTCGGCGAAGCGGGCGTTTTCGGACAGGAAGCCGTAACCGGGATGGATCGCATCCGCGCCGGAAATCTCCGCCGCCGAGATGATAGCCGCGATGTTGAGATAGCTTTCGCTGGCAGGCGCAGGGCCGATGCAGACCGAATGGTCGGCAAGGCGGACATGCATCGCATCGGCATCGGCGGTGGAATGCACCGCGACGGTCTCGATGCCCATTTCATGCGCGGCGCGGTGGACGCGAAGCGCGATCTCGCCCCGGTTCGCTATCAGGATACGCTTGATGGCCATGGTCAGCGGCTCGCCGTCACTCGATCACGACAAGCGGCTGGTCGAATTCGACCGGGTCCGCATTGCCGACCATGATGGCGGAAACCGTGCCCGCGCGCGGCGCCTGGATGGCGTTCATCACCTTCATCGCCTCGACGATGACCAGCGTGTCGCCGGCGCTGACCTGCTGGCCCACCTTGATGAAATCGGGCGCGCCGGGTTCGGGCGCCAGATAGACGGTGCCGACCATCGGGCTCTTCACCGCGTCGCCATTGGCGGCAGAGGGCGCCGACGCGCCGGCATCCGACGCGGCGGGACCC
It includes:
- the ahcY gene encoding adenosylhomocysteinase, whose product is MASVAEKDYVIADLSLAEYGRDEIAIAETEMPGLMALREEYGASQPLKGARITGSLHMTIQTAVLIETLTALGAEVRWATCNIYSTQDHAAAAIAEQGIPVFAVKGESLADYWDYVGRIFDWDAGNGETCNMILDDGGDATMFALWGARMEAGETMPDPENAEEIEMQRALKAFIAKKPGYLTETVKAIKGVSEETTTGVHRLYHIAKAGKLPFPAINVNDSVTKSKFDNLYGCKESLVDAIRRATDVMLAGKVACVAGFGDVGKGSADSLRNGGARVLVTEIDPICALQAAMEGYEVVTMDEAVKRCDIFVTATGNEGVITGAHMEAMKNMAIVCNIGHFDSEIQISALDNYEWKEVKPGTDLVTFPDGKQIIVLAKGRLVNLGCATGHPSFVMSSSFTNQTLAQIELFTKADQYDNAVHILPKHLDEKVAALHLDKLGVKLTTLSKRQADYIGVPVEGPFKPEHYRY
- a CDS encoding peroxiredoxin, producing the protein MTIKQGDKLPDVTLTKTTPDGPEKVQSADYFAGKKIALFSVPGAFTPTCSAKHLPGFVDKADELKSKGVDEIACTAVNDPFVMQAWCDRDGSESITMLADGNADFAEALGLTMDGSGFGLGKRGQRWSMIVDDGTVTELNVEDPGAFEKSSAEHMLGQL
- the accC gene encoding acetyl-CoA carboxylase biotin carboxylase subunit encodes the protein MAIKRILIANRGEIALRVHRAAHEMGIETVAVHSTADADAMHVRLADHSVCIGPAPASESYLNIAAIISAAEISGADAIHPGYGFLSENARFAEIVEAHDIKWIGPKPEHIRTMGDKVEAKRTAGALGLPLVPGSAGAVESADEALKLAEEIGYPVLVKAASGGGGRGMKVVNNAAELPALMSAARSEAKSAFGDDTVYIEKYLGNPRHIEFQVFGDGKGQAIHLGERDCSLQRRHQKVLEEAPSPVISSEERDRMGGVCAKAMADMGYRGAGTIEFLWENGKFYFIEMNTRLQVEHPVTEAITGLDLVREQIRIAAGKPLSVKQADVEFTGHAIECRINAEDPFNFTPSPGMVTSYHAAGGMHVRVDSGIYAGYRIPPYYDSMIAKLIVYGRTREGCIMRLKRALEEMVIEGVKTSIPLHEELIRQDDFLNGDYSIKWLEEWLPRRGS
- the accB gene encoding acetyl-CoA carboxylase biotin carboxyl carrier protein, with translation MNVDSALVRELAELLGETGLTEIEVEDGDRKIRVSRAASVASYAAPAPAMQAQAHPAGMPAQGPAASDAGASAPSAANGDAVKSPMVGTVYLAPEPGAPDFIKVGQQVSAGDTLVIVEAMKVMNAIQAPRAGTVSAIMVGNADPVEFDQPLVVIE